In a single window of the Cucumis melo cultivar AY chromosome 11, USDA_Cmelo_AY_1.0, whole genome shotgun sequence genome:
- the LOC127143938 gene encoding pectinesterase inhibitor-like — protein MENNSCLIIVSLIGVLLFTIISNVASSNDVVVSTICPKTSNPPFCSSVLKFASTTDLKGLAVYTLNLAHTNARKSLTLAKSITTTTTNPQLNQRYSSCAESYDEAAGDIENAQKDLALGDFNAVNIVTSGAMTEIDDCQDKFAQPPKDTSLLKNGKTLNDICSIILVISNLL, from the coding sequence atggaaaataactCTTGTCTCATCATTGTCTCTCTCATTGGAGTTCTTTTGTTCACCATCATTTCAAACGTCGCATCATCTAACGACGTCGTCGTTTCCACCATCTGTCCAAAAACTTCAAACCCACCATTTTGTTCAAGTGTGTTGAAATTTGCAAGCACTACAGATCTAAAAGGCTTGGCTGTATACACCTTAAACCTTGCCCATACAAATGCTCGCAAATCTTTGACCTTAGCCAAGTCAATTACAACAACCACCACCAATCCTCAACTTAACCAACGATATTCGTCTTGTGCTGAGAGCTATGATGAAGCTGCTGGTGACattgaaaatgcccaaaagGACTTGGCACTTGGTGACTTTAATGCTGTCAATATTGTAACTTCCGGTGCCATGACAGAGATTGACGACTGTCAGGATAAGTTTGCGCAGCCGCCGAAAGATACGTCGCTTTTAAAGAATGGCAAGACTCTAAACGATATATGcagcattattttggttatatccaaTCTTCTTTGA
- the LOC127143939 gene encoding pectinesterase inhibitor-like yields MASNSCLIIVSLIGVLLFTIISNVASSNDVVVSTICPKTSNPPFCSSVLKSAGTTDLKGLAVYTLNLVHTNARKSLTLAKSLATTTTNPQLKQRYSSCAESYDEAVGDIENAQKDLALGDFNAVNIVTSGAMTEIDDCQDKFAQPPKDTSLLLKNGIGSKNHVQQQGSKNTTPTAPKPI; encoded by the exons atggccAGTAACTCTTGTCTCATTATTGTCTCTCTCATTGGAGTTCTTTTGTTCACCATCATTTCAAACGTCGCATCATCTAACGACGTCGTCGTTTCCACCATCTGTCCAAAAACTTCAAACCCGCCATTTTGTTCAAGTGTGTTGAAATCTGCAGGCACTACAGATCTAAAAGGCTTGGCTGTATACACCTTAAACCTTGTCCATACAAATGCTCGCAAATCTTTGACCTTAGCCAAGTCACTTGCAACAACCACCACCAATCCTCAACTTAAGCAACGATATTCATCTTGTGCTGAGAGCTATGATGAAGCTGTTGGTGACattgaaaatgcccaaaagGACTTGGCACTTGGTGACTTTAATGCTGTCAATATTGTAACTTCTGGTGCCATGACAGAGATTGACGACTGTCAAGATAAGTTCGCACAGCCGCCAAAGGATACGTCTTTGCTTTTGAAGAATG GCATTGGATCTAAGAATCATGTTCAACAACAAGGCTCAAAGAACACAACCCCAACAGCTCCAAAACCAATTTGA
- the LOC127143940 gene encoding pectinesterase inhibitor-like, translating to MAKNSCPIIVSLVEVLLFTIISNAASSTDVISTICPKTSNPPFCSNLLKSSGITNIKGLAVYTLNLTHTNAKKSLTLANSLAKTTTNPQLKQRYSSCAESYDEVVGDIENAQKNLAIGDFNAVNIVTSGAMTEIDDCQDKFVQPPKDTSLLLKNGKTLNDICSIILVVSNLL from the coding sequence ATGGCCAAAAACTCTTGTCCCATTATTGTCTCTCTCGTTGAAGTTCTTTTATTTACCATAATTTCAAATGCAGCATCATCTACCGATGTCATTTCCACCATTTGTCCAAAAACCTCAAACCCACCATTTTGTTCAAATTTGTTGAAATCTTCAGGCATTACGAATATAAAAGGTTTGGCTGTATACACCTTAAACCTCACCCATACAAATGCTAAAAAATCTTTGACCCTAGCCAACTCACTGGCAAAAACCACCACCAATCCTCAACTTAAGCAACGATATTCGTCTTGTGCTGAGAGCTATGATGAAGTTGTTGGTGATattgaaaatgcccaaaagAACTTGGCCATTGGTGACTTTAATGCTGTCAATATTGTAACTTCTGGTGCCATGACAGAGATTGACGATTGTCAGGATAAGTTTGTGCAACCACCAAAGGATACGTCATTGCTTTTGAAGAATGGCAAGACACTAAATGATATATGCAGCATTATTTTGGTTGTATCCAACCTTCTTTGA